A region from the Vicia villosa cultivar HV-30 ecotype Madison, WI linkage group LG3, Vvil1.0, whole genome shotgun sequence genome encodes:
- the LOC131661999 gene encoding UDP-galactose transporter 1-like, with protein sequence MEETSVVFHWSVIRSMLSILQWWTFNVTVIIVNKWIFQKLDFKFPLTVSCVHFICSAIGAYVVIKVLKLKPLITVDPEDRWKRILPMSFVFCINIVLGNVSLRYIPVSFMQTIKSFTPATTVVLQWLVWRKYFDWRIWASLIPIVGGILLTSVTEMSFNMFGFCAALLGCLATSTKTILAESLLHGYKFDSINTVYYMAPYATMILVLPATLLEGNGVLEWLNTHPYPWSALIIIFSSGVLAFCLNFSIFYVIHSTTAVTFNVAGNLKVAVAVLVSWLIFRNPISYFNAVGCAVTLVGCTFYGYVRHLLSQQPPVPGTPRTPRTPRSKMELLPLVNDKLENKF encoded by the exons ATGGAAGAAACCTCTGTTGTTTTCCACTGGAGCGTTATCAGATCTATGTTATCTATCCTTCAATGGTGGACTTTCAATGTCACCGTTATCATCGTTAACAAGTGGATCTTCCAG AAATTGGATTTCAAGTTTCCCCTGACAGTATCCTGTGTCCACTTTATCTGCTCAGCCATTGGAGCATATGTGGTAATTAAGGTGCTGAAGCTTAAACCATTGATAACTGTTGACCCTGAAGATCGCTGGAAAAGAATCTTACCTATGTCATTTGTGTTCTGTATTAACATAGTGCTGGGTAATGTGAGCCTACGATACATTCCAGTTTCTTTTATGCAGACAATAAAATCATTCACACCTGCAACCACAG TTGTTTTGCAATGGCTAGTGTGGAGGAAGTATTTTGACTGGCGTATTTGGGCTTCTCTTATACCCATTGTTGGAGGGATTCTTCTCACATCTGTAACAGAGATGAGCTTTAATATGTTTGGATTTTGTGCTGCCTTACTTGGCTGTTTGGCTACATCTACAAAGACCATCCTTGCAGAATCTCTTCTGCACGGATACAAGTTTGACAG TATAAACACGGTTTACTACATGGCACCTTATGCAACCATGATCTTGGTGCTTCCTGCCACATTACTTGAAGGCAATGGAGTTCTGGAATGGCTTAATACGCATCCATATCCTTGGTCGGCCCTCATCATTATTTTCAGTTCTGGGGTGTTGGCTTTCTGTCTTAACTTCTCCATTTTTTACGTGATCCACTCCACCACTGCTGTAACATTTAACGTTGCTGGGAATCTTAAG GTTGCTGTTGCTGTCCTTGTTTCTTGGCTGATATTTAGGAACCCAATTTCATATTTCAATGCCGTTGGCTGTGCCGTCACTCTTGTGGGTTGTACATTCTATGGTTATGTCAGGCACTTGCTCTCCCAACAGCCACCCGTTCCAGGAACTCCTCGGACACCAAGGACCCCTCGGAGTAAGATGGAGTTGCTTCCACTTGTAAATGATAAATTAGAAAACAAGTTCTAA